A genomic segment from Aegilops tauschii subsp. strangulata cultivar AL8/78 chromosome 1, Aet v6.0, whole genome shotgun sequence encodes:
- the LOC141042544 gene encoding uncharacterized protein isoform X1, which yields MPRIIGNPGNNYFQKSKASSERETGWVTREIPRGFFMTTNRVQYSPEEDFSQGEEIVEDDDYVTFVWEGTHRQEDEDDYDEDEPITVLNPEYKHEFTTFVQHVRIDNDDAVEHDVAADDDYDYDDVPPLQNFQTNPLSHRHNTGLPPRPPAAPQNRAQRPPAAPKNRAPSRAAASTSTLRPPTVPRSKVKSRYKSSSLLPPRDPQLHRSAITPPCPIQPGELQTPSGERLYTHDKNMPLNLIPAAGMKFTTYDKAWDFYNNYARCAGFGIRKRAKHRTNAYIVCSREGTHKQTVSDYHRKRQKT from the exons ATGCCACGCATAATTGGCAACCCAGGGAACAACTACTTTCAGAAGAGTAAAGCTTCTTCTGAAAGAGAAACTGGCTGGGTTACCCGTGAGATTCCTCGAGGATTCTTCATGACAACAAACAGGGTGCAGTACTCTCCGGAAGAGGATTTTTCCCAGGGAGAAGAGATAGTCGAGGATGACGACTACGTCACATTCGTGTGGGAGGGCACTCACCGACAGGaggatgaagatgactacgatgAAGATGAGCCAATAACAGTTCTCAACCCAGAGTATAAGCACGAGTTCACTACGTTTGTACAGCATGTTCGAATAGACAATGATGATGCAGTTGAACACGATGTTGCAGCAGATGATGATTATGACTACGATGATGTGCCACCGCTGCAAAATTTTCAAACCAATCCACTGAGCCATCGTCACAACACTGGATTACCACCACGTCCACCTGCTGCACCCCAAAACAGAGCTCAGCGTCCACCTGCTGCACCGAAAAATAGAGCTCCAAGCAGAGCTGCTGCATCAACTTCGACACTGCGACCACCAACGGTGCCTCGGTCAAAAGTCAAAAGCAGGTACAAATCCTCCTCACTATTGCCGCCGCGAGATCCTCAACTACACAGATCTGCTATAACCCCGCCATGTCCAATACAACCCGGCGAGCTGCAAACACCATCGGGTGAACGACTCTACACACAT GATAAAAACATGCCGCTGAACCTCATACCTGCCGCTGGAATGAAGTTCACCACGTACGACAAGGCATGGGACTTTTACAACAATTATGCAAGATGTGCAGGGTTTGGCATACGCAAGAGGGCAAAACACAGGACAAATGCCTACATTGTCTGCTCAAGAGAAGGGACGCACAAGCAGACTGTGTCAGATTATCACCGGAAACGTCAGAAGACATAA
- the LOC141042544 gene encoding protein FAR1-RELATED SEQUENCE 3-like isoform X2: MMSTLSRMSGGLQYMGNTSRDWVNKKQKFAREEFQDDVKKLLDFFENMQKINPELFYDYDVDADNRVRNVFWANASCKGSYEDFGDCVTFDMTYKTNKFHMPLGVFVGVNHHLQSTIFAIALVRDETIPLFEWVFKTFLRCMNNKPPICMLTD; the protein is encoded by the exons aTGATGTCAACGCTGTCGCGTATGTCCGGTGGTCTGCAGTACATGGGAAATACTAGCCGCGACTGGGTAAACAA GAAGCAAAAGTTTGCCAGAGAAGAGTTCCAAGATGACGTCAAGAAACTTCTGGATTTCTTCGAGAATATGCAGAAGATAAACCCAGAGCTTTTCTATGATTATGACGTTGATGCAGATAACCGTGTAAGAAACGTCTTTTGGGCCAACGCAAGTTGCAAAGGATCGTATGAAGATTTTGGAGATTGCGTTACATTTGACATGACGTATAAAACTAACAAATTCCACATGCCGCTGGGAGTCTTCGTGGGAGTGAACCATCATCTACAGAGCACCATATTTGCTATTGCACTCGTGCGAGATGAAACAATACCGTTGTTCGAGTGGGTTTTCAAAACATTTCTGAGGTGTATGAACAACAAGCCGCCAATCTGCATGCTCACAG ACTAG